A region of Paractinoplanes abujensis DNA encodes the following proteins:
- a CDS encoding NAD-dependent protein deacetylase, which produces MDLQVVEQVAQLTEWVGEGGVVILSGAGLSTESGIPDYRGPSGSARRSTPMTYQTFTRDPIARRRYWARSHLGWRTIGEARPNAGHRAVAELQRRGLVGGIITQNVDGLHQAAGAADVVELHGNLARITCLACGDLTPRELLAERLDAVNARFAASAVAINADGDAELDETDLDGFTVVDCSGCGGMLKPDVVYFGETVPPARVSRSFELVAGARTLLVLGSSLTVMSGRRFVLRAAKDGIRVAIVNRGVTRGEPYAGLNVDAPLGIVLPNLVDALATVSPANAGV; this is translated from the coding sequence GTGGATCTACAGGTTGTGGAACAGGTCGCCCAGCTCACCGAGTGGGTGGGCGAGGGCGGCGTAGTGATTCTGAGCGGCGCCGGCTTGTCGACCGAGTCGGGCATCCCGGACTATCGGGGCCCGTCCGGTTCGGCCCGGCGCAGCACCCCCATGACCTACCAGACCTTCACCCGTGACCCGATCGCCCGCCGCCGCTATTGGGCCCGTTCCCATCTGGGCTGGCGCACCATCGGCGAGGCCCGTCCCAACGCTGGTCATCGCGCGGTGGCCGAGTTGCAGCGGCGCGGCCTGGTTGGCGGCATCATCACGCAGAACGTCGACGGCCTGCATCAGGCGGCCGGCGCCGCCGACGTGGTCGAGCTGCACGGCAATCTGGCCCGCATCACGTGTCTGGCCTGCGGCGACCTGACCCCGCGGGAGCTGCTGGCGGAGCGCCTGGACGCCGTGAACGCGCGATTCGCGGCGAGCGCCGTCGCGATCAACGCCGACGGTGACGCCGAGCTCGACGAGACCGACCTGGACGGGTTCACGGTCGTCGACTGTTCCGGTTGCGGCGGCATGCTCAAGCCGGATGTCGTCTATTTCGGTGAGACGGTGCCCCCGGCTCGGGTCAGTCGCAGCTTCGAGTTGGTCGCCGGCGCCCGTACGTTGCTGGTTCTGGGTTCGTCCTTGACGGTGATGTCGGGCCGCCGGTTTGTGTTGCGCGCGGCCAAGGACGGCATCCGGGTGGCGATCGTGAACCGGGGCGTGACGCGGGGCGAACCGTACGCGGGGCTCAACGTGGATGCCCCATTGGGCATTGTTCTGCCTAACCTCGTCGATGCCCTGGCGACCGTTTCGCCCGCAAACGCGGGTGTTTGA
- a CDS encoding LacI family DNA-binding transcriptional regulator produces MPITIADVAARAKVSKTTVSRVLNGKGELDESTAARVRAVIDELGYVPSSRAVGLARGRTRVVGMLVPSLTWPWIGDVLQGAVDVLETERYGLLLFTCNRGEESMRQFGAQVSAKSFDGLLVIEPEGTLDYIATLHRRGLPVVLIDDRDQTSGEIPSIGTTQHDGAGSAARHLLEIGRTRPLMISGPERFGCTQQRHAGFASVFADAGHPIAADRLFVGDFTFDRGADAVHAALESGVEFDSVFAHNDLAAIGAMQALLDAGRRIPQDVAVVGFDDIPTAAHTQPPLTTVHQPLREMGEAAARTLLAHFEGTPLPNRPTIIPTTFTTRPSTVA; encoded by the coding sequence GTGCCAATCACCATCGCCGATGTGGCGGCCCGGGCCAAGGTCAGCAAGACGACCGTGTCCCGAGTGCTCAACGGCAAGGGTGAGCTGGACGAATCCACTGCCGCGCGGGTCCGGGCGGTGATCGACGAGCTGGGTTATGTGCCGAGTTCGCGGGCCGTCGGGCTGGCCCGCGGGCGGACGCGCGTGGTCGGCATGCTCGTGCCCTCGCTGACCTGGCCGTGGATCGGCGACGTGCTGCAGGGCGCGGTCGACGTGCTCGAGACCGAGCGCTACGGGCTGCTGCTGTTCACCTGCAACCGCGGCGAGGAGTCGATGCGTCAGTTCGGCGCGCAGGTGTCCGCCAAGTCGTTCGACGGCCTGCTGGTCATCGAGCCCGAGGGCACCCTCGACTACATCGCCACGTTGCACCGCCGGGGCCTGCCGGTCGTGCTCATCGACGACCGCGACCAGACCTCCGGCGAGATCCCCAGTATCGGCACCACCCAGCACGACGGCGCCGGTTCCGCCGCGCGGCATCTGCTGGAGATCGGGCGCACCCGCCCGTTGATGATCTCAGGGCCGGAACGGTTCGGCTGCACCCAGCAGCGTCACGCCGGCTTCGCCTCGGTCTTCGCCGACGCGGGCCACCCGATCGCCGCCGACCGGCTCTTCGTGGGCGACTTCACCTTCGACCGGGGCGCGGACGCCGTGCACGCCGCGCTGGAGTCCGGAGTGGAGTTCGACTCCGTCTTCGCTCACAACGACCTCGCCGCCATCGGCGCGATGCAGGCCCTGCTCGACGCCGGGCGCCGCATCCCGCAGGACGTGGCCGTGGTCGGCTTCGACGACATACCGACCGCGGCGCACACCCAGCCGCCGCTGACGACCGTGCATCAACCGCTGCGCGAGATGGGTGAGGCCGCGGCACGCACGCTGCTCGCCCACTTCGAGGGCACACCCCTGCCCAACCGTCCCACGATCATCCCCACGACCTTCACCACCCGCCCTTCCACAGTGGCCTGA
- a CDS encoding ABC transporter substrate-binding protein yields MQRRKLFAYALAGVLATGGLAACGDSPNSNNANNANKSSVDFLKIGMPNGTQTENHNPFAGTSSANALGYKWMIYEPLTQWNPVRPAEPAIPWLASGVKWADDYKSAEVTVRDNATWSDGQKLTAEDVAYTFNLLKSNEALNQNAIPFDQITVAGNVVKVTFKTPQFVNQNKIMASTPIVPKHIWEKISDPATDINKTPVGSGPYTLKSFTQAGVTLSVRTEGYWGTVPQVKELRYVSYADNNAQGTALANGDSEWSFVFLPNPKATFIDKDPEHHKVWAPGVLGIHGLYINTTIKPFDDVKLRQAMNMVINRTDIFTQAEASYFHPEIKSVTGLPPGAGDAFIAPEYKGKEFSNDVEGAKALLQSAGYKLNGKVLSDPSGKPVKIKLSDPAPWSDYQTSLEIIKSNFAEIGIEATVEKPNQDVWDKNVQTGAFEASMRWTNGGATPYDIYQTVMDGDLLKPIGTAAQQGNFGRFKSPEATAALTAYKNATSDEARTTAMNQIQKVFVEQAPMFPVGADNVGAAYSDKNWTGWPTDEDPYSGAQPTQPYVSLIIGKLKPANS; encoded by the coding sequence ATGCAGAGAAGGAAACTGTTCGCGTACGCCCTGGCGGGTGTGCTCGCCACGGGCGGCCTGGCCGCGTGCGGCGACTCGCCGAACAGCAACAACGCCAACAACGCGAACAAGTCGTCGGTCGACTTCCTCAAGATCGGCATGCCGAACGGCACGCAGACCGAGAACCACAACCCGTTCGCCGGCACCTCCTCGGCGAACGCCCTCGGGTACAAGTGGATGATCTACGAGCCGCTGACCCAGTGGAACCCGGTGCGTCCGGCCGAGCCGGCGATCCCGTGGCTGGCCAGCGGCGTCAAGTGGGCCGACGACTACAAGTCGGCCGAGGTCACGGTGCGCGACAACGCCACCTGGTCGGACGGCCAGAAGCTGACCGCCGAGGACGTGGCGTACACGTTCAACCTGCTCAAGAGCAACGAGGCGCTCAACCAGAACGCGATCCCGTTCGACCAGATCACGGTCGCGGGCAACGTCGTGAAGGTGACCTTCAAGACGCCGCAGTTCGTCAACCAGAACAAGATCATGGCGAGCACCCCGATCGTGCCCAAGCACATCTGGGAGAAGATCTCGGACCCGGCCACCGACATCAACAAGACCCCGGTCGGCTCGGGCCCGTACACGCTGAAGTCCTTCACCCAGGCCGGCGTCACGCTGTCGGTGCGCACCGAGGGCTACTGGGGCACGGTTCCGCAGGTCAAGGAGCTGCGGTACGTCTCCTACGCCGACAACAACGCCCAGGGCACCGCGCTGGCCAACGGCGACTCCGAGTGGTCGTTCGTCTTCCTGCCCAACCCGAAGGCGACCTTCATCGACAAGGACCCGGAGCACCACAAGGTGTGGGCGCCCGGCGTGCTCGGCATCCACGGTCTCTACATCAACACCACGATCAAGCCGTTCGACGACGTGAAGCTGCGTCAGGCCATGAACATGGTGATCAACCGGACCGACATCTTCACCCAGGCCGAGGCCTCGTACTTCCACCCCGAGATCAAGAGCGTGACCGGCCTGCCGCCGGGCGCCGGTGACGCGTTCATCGCTCCGGAGTACAAGGGCAAGGAGTTCTCGAACGACGTCGAGGGCGCCAAGGCCCTGCTGCAGAGCGCGGGCTACAAGCTGAACGGCAAGGTGCTCAGCGACCCGTCCGGCAAGCCCGTCAAGATCAAGCTCAGCGACCCCGCGCCGTGGTCGGACTACCAGACCTCGCTCGAGATCATCAAGAGCAACTTCGCCGAGATCGGCATCGAGGCGACCGTCGAGAAGCCCAACCAGGACGTCTGGGACAAGAACGTGCAGACGGGCGCCTTCGAGGCCTCGATGCGCTGGACCAACGGTGGCGCCACGCCGTACGACATCTACCAGACCGTGATGGACGGTGACCTGCTCAAGCCGATCGGCACCGCCGCTCAGCAGGGCAACTTCGGCCGCTTCAAGAGCCCCGAGGCCACCGCCGCGCTGACCGCGTACAAGAACGCGACCAGCGACGAGGCCCGCACCACCGCGATGAACCAGATCCAGAAGGTCTTCGTGGAGCAGGCCCCGATGTTCCCGGTCGGTGCCGACAACGTGGGTGCCGCCTACAGCGACAAGAACTGGACCGGCTGGCCCACCGACGAGGACCCGTACTCGGGTGCGCAGCCGACCCAGCCGTACGTGTCGCTGATCATCGGCAAGCTCAAGCCCGCCAACTCCTGA